In Arachis hypogaea cultivar Tifrunner chromosome 17, arahy.Tifrunner.gnm2.J5K5, whole genome shotgun sequence, a single window of DNA contains:
- the LOC112764619 gene encoding probable methyltransferase PMT11: MKPSINADSFKTPFIFKTVAFFALAVTFFYFGKQWSNSNGYNHIIFFSTTTTATTPQVAISPNFNVSFNASTLIDQNPPKKLEPSIPLPPPPALPPPPPADPFRKFGIVNADGTMSEEFEVGELDPSMAENWENDTRVEGSASASAKRLGIKNFGMCPRSMSEYIPCLDNVDALKKLVSTEKGEKFERHCPEEGKGLNCLVPPPKGYRAPIPWPRSRDEVWYNNVPHTRLVEDKGGQNWIYREKDKFKFPGGGTQFIHGADQYLDHISQMIPEITFGQHIRVALDVGCGVASFGAYLMSRNVLTMSIAPKDVHENQIQFALERGVPAMAAAFATRRLLYPSQAFDLIHCSRCRINWTRDDGILLLEVNRMLRAGGYFVWAAQPVYKHEEALEGQWEEMLNLTSRLCWKFLKKDGYVAIWQKPFDNSCYMSREGVSPPLCDLTDNPDNIWYVDLKACISRLPENGYGANITNWPARLHTSPDRLQSINIDAFISRKELFRAESKYWNEIISGYVRALHWKKMKLRNIMDMRAGFGGFAAALIDQTVDCWVMNVVPVSSPNTLPVIYDRGLIGVMHDWCEPFDTYPRTYDLLHAASLLSVEKKRCNVSTIMLEMDRILRPGGRVYIRDSLSIMDELVEIGNAIGWHVSVRDTAEGPHASYRILVGDKRLPRG, from the exons ATGAAACCTTCCATCAATGCCGATTCTTTCAAAACCCCGTTCATATTCAAGACCGTCGCATTCTTCGCTCTCGCAGTTACCTTCTTTTACTTTGGCAAGCAATGGTCCAATTCCAATGGCTACAATCACATCATCTTCttctccaccaccaccactgcCACCACACCGCAAGTCGCCATATCCCCCAATTTCAACGTCTCCTTCAATGCCTCAACCCTAATTGATCAAAATCCCCCCAAAAAATTAGAACCGTCGATTCCGCTACCTCCGCCGCCGGCATTGCCGCCGCCGCCGCCTGCTGATCCGTTTAGGAAATTCGGGATCGTGAACGCAGATGGCACGATGTCGGAGGAATTCGAGGTTGGGGAGCTCGACCCTTCAATGGCGGAGAATTGGGAGAACGATACAAGAGTTGAAGGTTCTGCTTCTGCGTCTGCTAAGAGATTGGGGATTAAAAATTTTGGGATGTGCCCTCGAAGCATGAGCGAATATATACCTTGTTTGGATAATGTGGATGCGCTCAAGAAGCTAGTTTCTACGGAGAAAGGAGAGAAGTTTGAGAGACACTGTCCCGAAGAAGGGAAAGGGTTAAATTGTTTGGTTCCGCCGCCGAAAGGGTACCGTGCCCCTATCCCATGGCCTAGAAGCAGGGATGAG GTGTGGTACAATAACGTTCCTCACACTCGATTAGTCGAAGATAAGGGAGGTCAAAACTGGATTTACAGAGAAAAAGATAAGTTTAAATTTCCTGGGGGTGGTACTCAGTTTATACATGGAGCAGATCAATACTTGGATCATATTTCTCAG ATGATTCCTGAAATTACATTTGGTCAGCATATAAGAGTTGCTCTCGATGTTGGCTGTGGAGTGGCTAGTTTTGGTGCGTACTTGATGTCCCGAAATGTTCTGACCATGTCGATTGCTCCCAAAGATGTCCATGAGAATCAGATCCAGTTTGCTCTTGAGCGTGGTGTACCTGCAATGGCAGCTGCATTTGCGACGAGACGTTTGTTATATCCAAGTCAAGCTTTTGACTTGATACATTGTTCACGCTGTAGAATTAATTGGACTCGAGATG ATGGTATCTTGCTGCTTGAAGTTAATAGGATGCTAAGGGCAGGAGGGTACTTTGTCTGGGCTGCCCAACCAGTTTATAAGCATGAGGAAGCTTTAGAAGGACAATGGGAAG AGATGCTTAATCTTACTTCTCGTCTATGCTGGAAGTTTTTGAAGAAAGATGGCTATGTTGCAATATGGCAGAAACCTTTCGACAATAGCTGCTATATGAGCCGAGAAGGAGTTAGCCCTCCACTATGTGACCTAACTGACAATCCAGACAATATTTG GTATGTTGATCTTAAAGCATGCATATCTCGATTGCCCGAGAATGGATATGGGGCAAATATTACTAATTGGCCCGCACGTTTGCACACCTCGCCTGATAGGCTTCAGAGCATAAACATCGATGCTTTCATATCCAGGAAAGAGCTGTTTAGGGCAGAATCAAAATACTGGAACGAGATAATATCAGGCTATGTAAGGGCTTTACACTGGAAGAAGATGAAATTAAGAAATATTATGGACATGAGAGCTGGTTTTGGAGG ATTTGCAGCTGCATTGATTGATCAGACTGTTGATTGCTGGGTTATGAACGTTGTTCCTGTTTCCAGCCCGAACACCTTACCTGTTATATATGACCGCGGGCTGATTGGAGTTATGCATGACTG GTGCGAACCATTTGACACCTACCCACGAACTTATGATTTACTGCATGCTGCAAGCTTGCTTTCTGTTGAGAAGAAAAG ATGCAATGTCTCAACTATTATGCTGGAGATGGACCGGATACTAAGACCTGGTGGACGGGTATACATCCGTGATTCTCTTTCCATCATGGATGAGCTTGTAGAGATTGGCAATGCTATCGGTTGGCATGTATCGGTACGCGACACAGCCGAGGGTCCTCACGCAAGTTATAGAATCTTGGTAGGTGATAAACGCCTTCCACGCGGTTGA
- the LOC112762831 gene encoding blue copper protein 1a-like, which yields MGLSRLSMLVVIATIFLPSIAIATEFIVGDDQGWRPGFDYNSWAASKVFHVGDTLEFKYGVGEHNVYKVDGSSFQSCTVPTNSTPMTSGDDHILLATEGKKWYICGVAGHCSAGQKLVITVLPNLSPAPAPAGPSLSAPSAPAPVGFVPAPAPIEQGPWSTKNKNKRAFKRFFQHY from the exons ATGGGTCTTAGTCGTCTCAGCATGCTTGTGGTCATTGCCACCATTTTCCTTCCTTCCATTGCTATTGCAACTGAATTTATTGTTGGGGATGATCAAGGATGGAGACCAGGCTTTGATTACAATTCTTGGGCAGCAAGCAAGGTCTTCCATGTTGGAGACACACTTG AGTTCAAGTATGGTGTTGGAGAACACAATGTGTACAAGGTGGATGGAAGTTCATTCCAGAGCTGTACGGTACCAACAAACAGTACACCAATGACAAGTGGAGATGACCATATCTTGTTGGCAACTGAAGGAAAAAAATGGTACATTTGTGGTGTAGCTGGTCACTGCTCTGCTGGCCAAAAACTCGTTATTACAGTTTTGCCAAACTTGTCTCCAGCACCAGCTCCAGCTGGACCATCACTTTCTGCACCGAGTGCACCTGCACCTGTAGGATTTGTGCCTGCACCTGCTCCTATTGAACAGGGTCCATGGTCCACGAAGAACAAGAATAAGAGGGCATTTAAAAGATTCTTTCAGCATTATTGA